From the genome of Pogona vitticeps strain Pit_001003342236 chromosome 10, PviZW2.1, whole genome shotgun sequence, one region includes:
- the LOC110076316 gene encoding 5-hydroxyisourate hydrolase isoform X1: protein MPGRKPGCVLCGGFGSGMPRNGSQKAVAEEGRSGSPRKCGAGAILLLLVLCSDSQAGWTEEDPRASLTIHALNGLTGRPAAGLPMRLSELEAPNKPWIEILKSATNREGCLDKSSLAPQRLKAGTYKLHFDTGEYWRQQGHTSFYPYVEIVFTITEAERRVHLPLLLSPCSYTTYRGS from the exons aTGCCAGGTCGGAAGCCCGGGTGTGTTTTGTGTGGCGGGTTTGGGTCGGgaatgcccagaaatggatcacaGAAAGCAGTTGCTGAAGAAGGACGGAGCGGAAGCCCAAGGAAATGTG GGGCCGgtgccatcctcctcctcctggttctCTGCTCTGATTCTCAGGCGGGCTGGACAGAAGAGGACCCCCGGGCTTCCTTGACCATCCATGCCTTGAATGGACTCACTGGTCGGCCTGCCGCAGGCCTGCCCATGCGCCTCTCTGAGCTTGAGGCTCCCAACAAACCCTGGATCGAGATCTTGAAGAG tgcAACCAATAGAGAGGGCTGCCTGGACAAGAGCAGCCTGGCACCCCAGCGGCTGAAAGCGGGCACCTACAAGCTGCATTTTGACACAGGGGAATACTGGAGGCAGCAGGGCCACACCAGCTTCTACCCTTATGTGGAA ATCGTCTTCACCATCACAGAGGCTGAACGGAGAGTGCACCTCCCACTGCTGCTCAGCCCCTGTTCTTACACCACCTACCGAGGAAGCTAG
- the LOC110076316 gene encoding 5-hydroxyisourate hydrolase isoform X2: MDHRKQLLKKDGAEAQGNVAGWTEEDPRASLTIHALNGLTGRPAAGLPMRLSELEAPNKPWIEILKSATNREGCLDKSSLAPQRLKAGTYKLHFDTGEYWRQQGHTSFYPYVEIVFTITEAERRVHLPLLLSPCSYTTYRGS, translated from the exons atggatcacaGAAAGCAGTTGCTGAAGAAGGACGGAGCGGAAGCCCAAGGAAATGTG GCGGGCTGGACAGAAGAGGACCCCCGGGCTTCCTTGACCATCCATGCCTTGAATGGACTCACTGGTCGGCCTGCCGCAGGCCTGCCCATGCGCCTCTCTGAGCTTGAGGCTCCCAACAAACCCTGGATCGAGATCTTGAAGAG tgcAACCAATAGAGAGGGCTGCCTGGACAAGAGCAGCCTGGCACCCCAGCGGCTGAAAGCGGGCACCTACAAGCTGCATTTTGACACAGGGGAATACTGGAGGCAGCAGGGCCACACCAGCTTCTACCCTTATGTGGAA ATCGTCTTCACCATCACAGAGGCTGAACGGAGAGTGCACCTCCCACTGCTGCTCAGCCCCTGTTCTTACACCACCTACCGAGGAAGCTAG